One window of the Cryptomeria japonica chromosome 7, Sugi_1.0, whole genome shotgun sequence genome contains the following:
- the LOC131074379 gene encoding probable inositol transporter 2: protein MEGGPVKVGAQDFTTCLRLVNKNPYVLKLAFSAGLGGLLFGYDTGVISGALLYIRDDFRSVDSSTTLQETIVSMAIAGAIIGAAIGGWCNDRYGRRTALLIADIVFFIGAILMASAPNPALLIVGRVCVGLGIGMASFTSPLYISEASPSKVRGALVSTNGFLITGGQFLSYIINLGLSRAPGTWRWMLGVAGLPAILQFFLMFYLPESPRWLYRKKREAEAIAILKRIYPPEEVDAEIQELKETVEEEIRLQGDSKSFSYVQLWRVKEVRYALIAGCGLQLFQQFVGINTVMYYSPTIVQLAGFASNQVALLLSLITSGLNAIGSIVSISLIDRYGRRKLLIFSLLGVIASLGILTGVFHVTTESSPLVSRKSTDGFSGYQCPDYASLTGGTWDCMRCLKASHPECGFCASPGNQLLPGACLISNSTVKHICQGGSRPWFTRGCPSRFGWLAVVGLALYIIFFSPGMGTVPWVTNSEIYPLQYRGTCGGIAATVNWISNLVVSQTFLTMTQNIGTSMTFLVFGIISVIAICFVIAIVPETKGLSLEDVESMLHKRVKKYSFLFGKTDDGPTEGDPNVKGGCT, encoded by the exons ATGGAAGGAGGACCTGTAAAGGTTGGTGCCCAAGATTTTACAACATGTCTTCGCTTGGTCAATAAAAATCCATATGTACTTAAATTAGCTTTCTCAGCAGGCCTTGGGGGCTTACTGTTTGGTTATGATACAG GTGTCATATCTGGTGCGCTCTTGTACATTCGAGATGACTTCAGATCTGTGGATAGTTCTACAACATTGCAG GAAACTATTGTGAGTATGGCAATAGCTGGAGCAATCATTGGTGCTGCGATAGGAGGATGGTGTAATGACCGTTATGGAAGGAGAACAGCACTTCTCATTGCTGATATCGTGTTTTTCATTGGAGCAATTCTCATGGCTTCTGCACCCAACCCTGCACTGCTCATTGTTGGTAGAGTATGTGTGGGTTTGGGAATAGGCATGGCGTCATTTACTTCACCACTTTACATTTCAGAGGCCTCCCCATCCAAAGTGAGGGGAGCCTTAGTGAGTACTAATGGCTTTCTCATCACTGGAGGTCAATTTTTATCCTATATCATCAATCTGGGACTCAGTAGG GCACCTGGTACTTGGAGATGGATGCTTGGAGTTGCAGGTCTTCCTGCAATTTTGCAGTTTTTCTTGATGTTTTATTTACCGGAATCTCCTCGTTGGTTATACAGAAAG AAAAGAGAAGCAGAGGCAATTGCCATCTTGAAGAGGATATACCCCCCTGAAGAAGTTGATGCTGAAATTCAAGAGCTAAAAGAAACTGTAGAAGAAGAAATACGGTTACAAGGAGATTCTAAAAGTTTTAGTTATGTCCAGTTGTGGAGGGTGAAAGAAGTGAGATATGCACTTATTGCAGGTTGTGGACTTCAA CTCTTTCAACAATTTGTGGGTATCAACACTGTGATGTATTACAGTCCTACCATTGTCCAGCTGGCTGGATTTGCATCCAATCAAGTTGCTTTGCTGCTATCTCTTATAACATCAGGGTTGAATGCAATTGGTTCAATTGTTAGCATTTCTCTGATTGATAGATATGGAAGGAGAAAACTCCTAATTTTCAGTCTGCTGGGAGTCATTGCATCGTTAGGTATATTGACTGGGGTATTTCATGTAACTACCGAAAGCTCTCCTCTGGTAAGCAGAAAATCAACAGACGGATTTTCAGGTTATCAGTGCCCAGATTATGCTTCTTTGACTGGCGGTACATGGGATTGTATGCGATGCCTAAAGGCCTCGCATCCAGAATGTGGTTTCTGTGCATCACCAGGGAACCAG TTGTTACCAGGAGCTTGTTTAATCTCCAACTCAACAGTGAAGCATATTTGTCAAGGTGGTTCTCGTCCATGGTTCACCAGAGGATGCCCTAGCCGTTTTGGTTGGTTAGCTGTTGTAGGACTGGCACTTTATATCATTTTCTTTTCCCCTGGAATGGGAACAGTCCCATGGGTCACAAACTCTGAGATATATCCTTTGCAGTACAGAGGAACCTGTGGAGGCATTGCTGCAACAGTGAACTGGATCTCTAATTTGGTTGTTTCACAAACCTTTCTCACTATGACACAAAATATTGGCACTTCCATGACATTCCTGGTGTTTGGAATTATATCAGTGATCGCCATTTGCTTTGTAATAGCCATAGTACCTGAAACTAAGGGCCTTTCCCTGGAGGATGTTGAAAGCATGTTGCACAAAAGAGTTAAAAAGTACAGTTTTCTCTTTGGGAAGACCGATGATGGCCCAACTGAAGGAGATCCAAATGTTAAAGGGGGCTGCACTTGA